The segment CGCGTTCAACAAGGTTACGAAGGTGGTGGCAGCATTGCAGAGGGGGTAACTGGCAGCGATGGGTGGACTTTTTACCACCAAGCGAGGCCGGGCCACACCAACGGACAACTAACGACCAGGGATGAGGTTTTCCTGGCCCCACCGGAACGCGAGTTTTGCCTTGTCTGCCACCCAGCTCATGCCTGGCTCACGGTAACGATTCAGACTCCCTTATTGTTTGAATCAGCGCAAGAGTTAGAGTTTGCATCCTCCGCCAGACCCCAACTGCTCAAACCGCCGCCACCCTTTACTCGACAATTCACATCGCTGGTTCATCGTTTCTTCTCGGCTGCCGAATCCCGACCTCAGCTTCTGGGTTCCCCCGTTGCCTTGGACTCGTTTCAAACTGAATTACTGCTGGCAGCGAAGAATCTTTTCACGAGGTCTCAACTTTCCACAAGAGGTCACTTCGTTCGTTGGCATGAGCAAACGAAGGCAGCGGTAGAACTTGCCATGAGTCATGCTGACAACTCTCTCTCCATCCCAGACCTGGCTCGACAAA is part of the Planctomycetia bacterium genome and harbors:
- a CDS encoding AraC family transcriptional regulator, whose translation is MIHLTFTEYEAFTDAIREASMTMRMSCREESKWTLQYATVGSIRVQQGYEGGGSIAEGVTGSDGWTFYHQARPGHTNGQLTTRDEVFLAPPEREFCLVCHPAHAWLTVTIQTPLLFESAQELEFASSARPQLLKPPPPFTRQFTSLVHRFFSAAESRPQLLGSPVALDSFQTELLLAAKNLFTRSQLSTRGHFVRWHEQTKAAVELAMSHADNSLSIPDLARQNGVPERTLRTAFQRCYGLSPVEFLRCYRLHQARQLLLRSCPDETTVTRIAFRLGFWDLGRFAGAYRRLFGERPSETLQKPFPASNGVRFNLAP